In a single window of the Blattabacterium cuenoti genome:
- the mnmG gene encoding tRNA uridine-5-carboxymethylaminomethyl(34) synthesis enzyme MnmG — protein sequence MFLDIYDVIVVGGGHAGIEAAYASSKMGSKTLLITTNLQTIGQMSCNPAIGGIAKGQIVREIDALGGGSAIVTDSSTIQFRMLNKSKGPAMWSPRAQCDRKLFSYYWRLFIERNSKLDIYQDTVTSLIIEEYKIKGVKTFFGLKIKAKSVILTNGTFLNGKIHIGEKKINGGRIAEKEVRGITEQLTKNFGFRFGRMKTGTSPRIDGRSLNYDQMVSQNGDVNPKKFSFFYNKKKLKKQLKCYITYTNQKVHDFIRNNFNHSPVYTGSIQGISPRYCPSIEEKIFRFSDKKEHTIFVEPEGWNTVEMYVNGFSTSFPEEIQYESLKKISGFEKVKILKPGYAIEYDFFPPEQLKVTLESKIIENLFFAGQVNGTTGYEEAAAQGLMAGINVHLKIHQKEPFILKRNQAYIGVLIDDLITKGTEEPYRMFTSRAEYRMLLRQDNADERLTPMGYNIGLISEDKMRMLDIKKSKIEKCMYFFEKNNFDPKTINPILHRKNSPKIYHNKKIKTILSRSEIDIKDIICVPFLMEEIKKNGFSQEILEQVSIRIKYKGYIDREKENAKKLLRLENIRIPNDFDYKSIKSLSSEGREKLDYYRPISLAQASRISGISPSDLSILLIYMGR from the coding sequence ATGTTTTTAGATATATATGATGTAATTGTAGTTGGTGGAGGTCATGCGGGAATAGAAGCCGCTTATGCTTCTTCTAAGATGGGATCAAAAACTTTACTTATTACTACCAATTTACAAACTATAGGTCAAATGTCATGTAATCCAGCTATAGGAGGGATTGCTAAAGGACAGATTGTTAGAGAAATCGATGCTTTAGGAGGAGGTTCTGCAATTGTTACAGATTCTAGTACAATTCAATTTAGAATGCTTAACAAATCTAAAGGCCCTGCTATGTGGAGTCCTAGGGCTCAATGTGATAGAAAATTATTTTCTTATTATTGGAGACTTTTTATAGAAAGAAATTCTAAATTGGATATATACCAAGATACAGTGACATCTTTAATAATAGAAGAATATAAGATTAAAGGAGTCAAAACTTTTTTTGGATTAAAAATTAAAGCAAAATCAGTCATACTTACAAATGGTACATTTTTAAATGGGAAAATCCATATTGGAGAAAAAAAAATTAATGGAGGAAGAATAGCTGAAAAAGAAGTTAGAGGAATCACGGAACAATTAACTAAAAATTTTGGATTTAGATTTGGAAGAATGAAAACAGGGACATCTCCAAGAATAGATGGACGTTCTTTAAATTATGATCAAATGGTATCTCAAAATGGAGATGTAAATCCAAAAAAATTTTCTTTTTTTTACAACAAAAAAAAATTGAAAAAACAACTAAAATGTTATATTACTTACACTAATCAAAAAGTACATGATTTTATACGTAATAATTTTAATCATTCTCCAGTTTATACAGGATCTATACAAGGGATCAGTCCTAGATATTGTCCATCTATAGAAGAGAAAATTTTTAGATTTTCGGATAAAAAAGAACATACCATATTTGTTGAACCAGAAGGATGGAATACTGTAGAAATGTATGTAAATGGTTTTTCTACTTCTTTTCCAGAAGAAATACAATATGAGTCTTTAAAAAAAATTTCAGGTTTTGAAAAAGTAAAAATATTGAAACCTGGATATGCTATTGAATATGATTTCTTTCCTCCAGAACAATTGAAAGTAACTTTAGAAAGTAAAATTATAGAAAACCTTTTTTTTGCTGGACAAGTTAATGGAACAACTGGATATGAGGAAGCGGCCGCTCAGGGATTAATGGCAGGAATTAATGTTCATTTAAAAATTCATCAAAAAGAACCATTTATCCTAAAAAGGAATCAAGCTTATATTGGAGTTTTGATAGATGATTTGATTACAAAGGGAACAGAAGAACCTTATAGAATGTTTACTTCTAGAGCTGAATATAGAATGTTATTACGACAAGATAATGCTGATGAAAGATTGACCCCTATGGGATACAATATAGGTTTAATTTCAGAAGATAAAATGAGGATGCTAGATATAAAAAAATCTAAGATAGAAAAATGTATGTATTTTTTTGAAAAAAATAATTTTGATCCAAAAACTATAAATCCTATATTACATAGGAAAAATTCTCCTAAAATCTATCACAATAAAAAAATAAAAACTATTTTATCTCGTTCTGAAATTGATATTAAAGATATTATATGCGTTCCATTTTTGATGGAAGAAATTAAAAAAAATGGTTTTTCACAGGAAATATTAGAACAAGTTTCTATTAGAATTAAATATAAAGGATATATAGATAGAGAAAAGGAAAATGCAAAAAAATTATTAAGATTAGAAAATATTAGAATTCCGAATGACTTTGATTACAAATCAATTAAATCTCTCTCCTCAGAAGGAAGAGAAAAATTGGAT
- the ybeY gene encoding rRNA maturation RNase YbeY, whose amino-acid sequence MIKLFYEISNFHIKRESLLIKDICILLNNEGMYIGNINYIFCTDNYLLDMNKKYLKKNFYTDVLAFNYSINKSISGDIFISVDRVFDNSKQWNQFFIYELKRVMIHAVLHFLGYNDHNYMEKKIMKKKEEFYLNLFQF is encoded by the coding sequence ATGATAAAACTATTTTATGAAATTTCTAATTTTCATATTAAAAGAGAATCTTTATTAATCAAGGATATCTGTATTTTGTTAAATAATGAAGGTATGTATATTGGAAATATTAATTATATTTTTTGTACTGATAATTATCTTTTAGATATGAATAAAAAATATTTGAAAAAAAATTTTTATACGGATGTATTGGCATTTAATTATTCTATCAATAAAAGTATTTCGGGAGATATATTTATTAGTGTAGATCGTGTTTTTGATAATTCCAAACAATGGAATCAATTTTTTATATATGAATTAAAACGTGTAATGATACATGCTGTATTACATTTTTTAGGATATAATGATCATAATTATATGGAAAAAAAAATTATGAAAAAAAAAGAAGAGTTTTATTTAAATTTATTTCAATTTTAA